In Ctenopharyngodon idella isolate HZGC_01 chromosome 2, HZGC01, whole genome shotgun sequence, the following are encoded in one genomic region:
- the LOC127503598 gene encoding uncharacterized protein LOC127503598, with protein sequence MYNKLPVKLSNFHQQALLAWKLCYIHNFSPHKTLLWNNMNITVRNKSLFFPNWFNRGLTYILSLFDNSGNILSYECFMTVHDFPIPFKEYNTVIKAIPTGLVHLVKSHILYNQKDTKESALLLDGISIYDKKCNNKHIRQVFQKRDQIRPRGRSHWAALIDNINWRKAWLLAYKYCIPNKTKEVHFKILHKIYLVNSTISKYVDIPSTCSFCGHEDETLIHLFYSCELVQKFWSNLYSHLNNTPINTQSFNLKDNICYYTDSNKSKEYIFNFFILFTFFIHKQKFMSSLPTLSHFLIEVDSLLKSFRLTSNAKCDRFLKLYEQFFCNGSDGQV encoded by the coding sequence atgtaTAATAAACTCCCGGTTAAACTATCTAATTTCCATCAGCAGGCTCTTCTTGCATGGAAATTGTGTTACATCCACAATTTTTCACCACACAAAACTCTTCTGTGGAATAATATGAATATAACTGTCAGAAACAAATCTCTCTTTTTCCCCAATTGGTTTAATAGAGGTTTAACTTATATTCtttctttatttgacaattCTGGTAATATCTTGTCCTATGAATGCTTTATGACTGTTCATGACTTCCCTATTCCTTTTAAAGAATATAATACCGTGATTAAAGCTATTCCCACAGGTCTAGTGCATCTGGTTAAGAGCCACATATTGTACAACCAGAAAGATACAAAGGAGTCGGCTTTGTTATTGGATGGCATTAGCATTTATGAcaagaaatgtaataataaacacaTCCGACAAGTTTTTCAGAAAAGAGACCAAATTCGCCCTAGAGGCAGATCTCATTGGGCTGCCCTAATTGATAATATCAACTGGAGAAAAGCATGGTTGTTAGCCTATAAATATTGCATTCCTAATAAGACTAAAGAAGTCCACTTTAAAATACTGCATAAGATATACCTGGTTAATTCAACAATATCCAAATATGTTGATATTCCTAGTACTTGCTCATTTTGTGGTCATGAAGACGAAACATTGATACATTTATTCTATTCTTGTGAATtggttcaaaagttttggtCTAACTTATACTCCCATTTAAATAATACCCCCATTAATACACAATCTTTTAATTTGAAAGATAATATTTGTTATTACACTGATTCCAACAAATCTaaagaatatattttcaatttttttattttgtttacatttttcatcCATAAACAGAAATTTATGAGCTCACTTCCTACTCTCTCACATTTTTTGATTGAGGTAGACTCGCTGCTTAAATCTTTTAGGTTAACTAGTAATGCAAAATGTGATCGATTCCTAAAGCTATATGAACAATTCTTTTGTAATGGCTCTGATGGTCAAGTTTAA